The genome window AATCCCAAGAGGGCTATGGAGAGAAGCAGGATTTTGCGGGAATGATTCTGGAAAACCTTAAAACCGCAGGCGTGCAGCAGGCCCACAAGGAAGACAAAATCAATTTATCATCCATTACTCCCTGGCCTGGGTACTATGTTTGCGCGGAAGGCAAATATATTGAAGGTTATACTGAAACCAAGGCTGAAAAACGCGCCGCCATTTTCATCGGCCCTGAGTTTGGCACAGTAACACGGCCGGACCTGGTTTCTGCCGCCCGTGAAGCCGGTGATGGGGATTTTGATGTGCTGATTGCCTGCGCATTTAATTACGACGCGCACTCATCGGAATTTGACAAACTTGGCCGCATACCCGTGCTTAAGGCCAGGATGAATGCCGACCTGCACATGGCTGATGATTTAAAAAATACCGGCAAAGGAAACCTGTTTGTAATTTTCGGTGAACCTGACATTGACATTCTGAATGCTGAAGACGATCAGATTCAGGTAAAAATTAACGGCGTAGATGTATTTCATCCCAACACCGGCGAAGTCCGCAGTGACGGGGCCGAGGGCATTGCCTGCTGGTTCATTGATACCGACTACAACGAGGAAAGCTTCTTTGTCCGCCATGCCTATTTCCTCGGCGCAAACGATCCGTACAAGGCATTAAAAACCACCCTCAAAGCCGAAATCAACCAGGAAGCCTGGGAGACTCTTAACAGCGACACATCCCGCCCGTTTAACAAACCAAAATCCGGCCGTATTGCTGTGAAGGTGATCAATCATCTGGGTGATGAGGTGATGAAAGTGTTCAAGGTGAACTGATGAACTTCCGAATAGCCGATACATTCACCGACAATCTTGCAAAATTAAGCAATGATGAACAAAAGGCCGTCAAAACTACTGCTTTTGATTTGCAATTGAATCAGGCCAATCCAGGCATGCAGTTTCACAATATTGAAAGGGCCAAGGATCTCAATTTCTGGTCTGTGCGGGTCAACCGTGATATTCGTTTAATCGTCCATAAAACCCGGGACAATTTAATGCTTTGTTACGCAGGACATCATGATGATGCCTATCAATGGGCGGAAAGACGAAAACTGGAAACACATCCTAAAACCGGCGCTGCCCAATTTGTTGAAATCAGAGAAACAGTCAAAGAAATCACCATTCCCAGATATGTTGATAAAAAATATCCCAAAGAACCTAAACCTCTTTTATTTGAAAATATATCTGATGATGATCTCCTGACCTACTTTGAATATGATGGCTTTAAACAATAACAAGATTCTGCTCGTTTATCCACTCGGTTATAGAGCCGAGGCGGCAGCACACGATATCTCCAGAATAGCCGGCATAATGCCGCCGATCGGGCTGATCAGTATTGCAGCATTTCTTGAACGTCGCGGAATAAAAACTACAATTGTCGATTGCTATGCCAGGCCAAACGCAGATACTCTTATCCGTGATTATCTCCTGTCCAATAAGCCGGCCTATATTGCTTTTAGTTGCACCACTTCCAATTTCCTGGACGGCATTCGCATTGCAAGAGCTGTAAAAAGTATCCAGCCGGATATAAAAACTGTTTTCGGCGGAGCGCATGTTTCAGCCCTGAAAAAAAAAGTTTTATATCACTTTCCGGATGTCGACTTTGCCATAGTTGGCGAAGGCGAACAAACCCTGGCAGATCTGGTTGAAAGAGGGCATGATGGGGCAGGATCAATAAAAGGGATTGTGCTGCGTGAAGATAAGGGAAAAATATCTTTTACCGGTTACAGGAAGGATATGCTTGATCTTGATACGCTTCCGTTTCCAGCTTATGAAAAACTTCAAGGATATCCCCAGGCATACAAAATGCCGATTTTCAACTACCCCGAAAATCCCGGCACAAGCTGCATTTCCAGCCGCGGCTGCCCGTATCAATGCAGCTATTGCGACAGATCTGTGTTTCAGCGAAGTTTTCGGTATAATTCGGCCATATATTTATATGAACATTTGAAATAT of Desulfosarcina sp. BuS5 contains these proteins:
- a CDS encoding B12-binding domain-containing radical SAM protein, whose product is MMALNNNKILLVYPLGYRAEAAAHDISRIAGIMPPIGLISIAAFLERRGIKTTIVDCYARPNADTLIRDYLLSNKPAYIAFSCTTSNFLDGIRIARAVKSIQPDIKTVFGGAHVSALKKKVLYHFPDVDFAIVGEGEQTLADLVERGHDGAGSIKGIVLREDKGKISFTGYRKDMLDLDTLPFPAYEKLQGYPQAYKMPIFNYPENPGTSCISSRGCPYQCSYCDRSVFQRSFRYNSAIYLYEHLKYLKERFRIRHLAFYDDQFTFNRKRVAEFTQMLIDRPLGITFNCVVRAEHIDFELLLQMKAAGCWMISLGIETGDPDLLARHRQNPDLDLLAQKIYLIKKAGIRVKGLLMIGLPGETEASIKKSMDYVFSLPIDDINLAKFTPFPGSPIYENINELGKFDEDWEQMDCMNFQFIPKGITKQKLEEHFIKFYKTYYTRPATLFNYFSMLWRSPDSWKRFILNLGDFLKFAKSNKRFR